From one Triticum aestivum cultivar Chinese Spring chromosome 4B, IWGSC CS RefSeq v2.1, whole genome shotgun sequence genomic stretch:
- the LOC123094148 gene encoding ankyrin-1-like isoform X2: MQTEPENKMRPSESAPELLMMAAREGNSARLRDLLGNHDATATAVQLVVPMPEVIVNIEENSLAISRVESILHVVAASGDTSEFLESASLIHSKAKHLLGTGNNKGDTPLHCAAGAGRIKMVSHLIHLAMADGGGDARVKAVLRKQNNKGQTALHEVLRLSDKKMIRGMVEKLMEVDAELARLPIANGTSPLYLAVSLGHDDIAELLYSKDKALSYSGPDGQNVLHVAVLRSQGITNKLLEWNRDLSKQGD; this comes from the coding sequence ATGCAAACAGAGCCAGAGAACAAAATGCGACCTTCCGAGTCAGCCCCTGAGTTGCTGATGATGGCTGCTCGGGAGGGCAATTCGGCAAGATTGCGTGATCTTCTGGGCAACCACGATGCAACTGCGACTGCAGTTCAGCTCGTTGTGCCCATGCCTGAAGTCATCGTCAACATTGAGGAAAACTCCCTCGCCATCAGCAGGGTGGAGTCAATTCTCCATGTGGTTGCAGCTTCTGGAGACACTTCTGAGTTTCTGGAGAGCGCAAGTCTGATCCACAGCAAGGCCAAGCACCTCCTAGGCACCGGCAATAACAAGGGGGACACGCCCTTGCATTGCGCAGCCGGAGCTGGGAGGATCAAAATGGTCTCTCACCTCATCCATCTGGCGATGGCGGATGGGGGTGGTGACGCGAGAGTGAAGGCAGTGCTGAGGAAGCAGAACAACAAAGGCCAGACAGCCCTCCATGAGGTCCTTCGCTTGTCCGACAAGAAGATGATCAGGGGAATGGTTGAGAAGCTAATGGAGGTCGATGCAGAATTGGCTCGCCTCCCGATTGCTAATGGCACCTCGCCATTGTACCTGGCTGTCTCGCTAGGACACGATGATATTGCGGAGCTGCTGTATTCTAAGGACAAGGCGTTGTCCTACTCTGGACCAGATGGACAAAACGTCTTGCACGTTGCAGTTCTCAGGAGCCAAG